A single Dysgonomonas mossii DNA region contains:
- a CDS encoding flavodoxin, which yields MSKIAIVYGSSTGATEAVAEKIQAALGDATLFNADGVSVDDLQSYDFFILGASTTGIGDLQDDWEAFLPKFEKMDFTNKKVAIFGLGDSASFSTSFAGGMYTMYKALKGKVEIVGFVPTDGYTFDESDAVVNGQFVGLALDEDNEYNETEKRVADWLEDLKKYF from the coding sequence ATGAGTAAAATTGCAATAGTTTATGGCTCGTCTACCGGAGCCACAGAAGCGGTAGCGGAAAAAATACAGGCAGCACTCGGCGATGCTACACTTTTTAATGCCGATGGTGTTAGTGTCGACGACTTGCAATCATATGATTTTTTTATTTTAGGTGCATCTACAACAGGTATTGGTGACTTACAGGATGACTGGGAAGCTTTTTTGCCGAAATTTGAGAAAATGGACTTTACAAATAAGAAAGTAGCCATCTTTGGATTAGGCGACAGCGCATCTTTCTCTACCAGCTTTGCCGGAGGTATGTATACGATGTACAAGGCTCTGAAAGGAAAAGTAGAAATCGTAGGCTTCGTTCCAACAGACGGATATACATTCGACGAGTCTGATGCTGTTGTAAACGGGCAATTCGTTGGTCTGGCTTTGGATGAAGATAATGAATACAATGAGACAGAGAAGCGTGTAGCAGACTGGCTAGAAGATTTAAAAAAGTATTTTTAA
- a CDS encoding peptidoglycan DD-metalloendopeptidase family protein has protein sequence MTGISSNILTKGFKRIRLLPLVAVFFIPMTGFAQKKITEEASPDRVELKYKQRHSRQTPNSNLYADGIKIKRDLSILKEIQEERILGENEIPAEDLYGGIWNNRYVNAYRSIENIPDTFKVSLANFTMPTMGYVTSNFGPRRRRMHYGIDLKVQVGDTIYAAFDGKVRVKQYERRGYGYYLALRHPNGLETVYGHLSRFLVEEDQVVKSGDPIALGGNTGRSTGSHLHFEIRFLGNPINPIYIVDFDNKVCHKDTYTVTPNSYRKSSKGVDIRNLASSSTTRSSNDVKNKYATGSVKYHRISKGDTLGKIARMHGTTISKLCKLNNITSRATLRAGKSLRVS, from the coding sequence ATGACAGGAATAAGCAGTAACATTTTAACAAAAGGCTTCAAGCGAATCAGATTATTGCCTCTAGTGGCAGTATTTTTCATCCCAATGACCGGTTTCGCCCAGAAGAAAATAACAGAAGAAGCCTCACCCGACAGAGTAGAGCTAAAGTACAAGCAACGACACAGCAGACAGACCCCGAATTCCAATCTATATGCAGATGGAATTAAAATAAAAAGAGACCTTTCTATACTTAAAGAAATTCAAGAAGAGCGCATCCTTGGAGAGAATGAAATCCCAGCAGAAGATCTTTACGGAGGTATATGGAATAATCGTTATGTGAACGCATACCGTTCTATAGAGAATATTCCAGATACATTCAAAGTGAGCCTGGCCAATTTCACAATGCCGACCATGGGATATGTTACCTCTAATTTCGGCCCTCGCCGCCGCCGTATGCATTACGGAATAGACCTTAAAGTACAGGTGGGTGATACGATTTACGCAGCTTTCGACGGAAAAGTACGTGTAAAACAATACGAAAGACGTGGATATGGTTACTACTTAGCCTTGCGCCATCCAAATGGATTGGAAACAGTTTACGGACACTTGTCCAGATTCTTAGTAGAAGAAGACCAAGTTGTAAAATCGGGAGACCCGATCGCTTTAGGAGGAAACACAGGACGTTCGACAGGTTCTCACTTACATTTCGAAATCCGCTTTTTAGGCAATCCGATAAATCCTATATACATTGTTGATTTTGATAACAAGGTTTGCCACAAAGACACTTATACAGTAACACCAAACAGCTATAGAAAAAGCAGTAAAGGTGTAGATATAAGAAACCTTGCCTCATCCTCTACTACAAGATCAAGCAATGATGTAAAAAATAAATATGCGACGGGTTCTGTAAAATATCACCGAATATCAAAAGGTGACACACTCGGCAAAATCGCAAGGATGCATGGTACAACAATCAGCAAACTTTGTAAGTTGAACAATATCACATCAAGGGCTACGCTTAGAGCAGGAAAATCATTAAGAGTTTCATAA
- a CDS encoding YjjG family noncanonical pyrimidine nucleotidase — MKSKYTDILLDLDDTLIDTIENTRQTLVELYDDYNFGNYFPSFDDFYTIYYANVSQLWEMYGQGKISKATLQRERFIAPLSLVEDISEEKALAINDDYIERIMQKKNLIDGAVDLLDYLKSKYKIHILSNGFTEMQYIKMDNAGLTGYFDKVILSDAVGVNKPHPHLFDYALKEAGAERDTTIMIGDNLSTDIGGAYNSGIDQIWYNPGGKPVGDFQPTYIVDKLSAIKNIL, encoded by the coding sequence ATGAAATCAAAATATACAGATATTCTTCTCGACTTGGATGATACGCTTATAGATACTATAGAGAATACCCGGCAGACTTTAGTAGAGCTATATGATGATTATAACTTTGGAAACTACTTTCCGTCTTTCGATGATTTTTATACAATATATTATGCCAATGTCAGTCAGCTCTGGGAGATGTATGGGCAAGGTAAAATATCGAAAGCCACTTTGCAAAGAGAACGTTTTATTGCCCCTCTTTCTTTGGTAGAAGATATATCGGAAGAAAAGGCTCTTGCTATTAATGATGATTATATAGAGCGGATCATGCAAAAAAAGAACCTTATCGATGGTGCTGTCGATTTACTCGACTATCTGAAATCGAAATACAAGATACATATCCTATCCAATGGCTTTACCGAGATGCAATATATCAAAATGGATAATGCCGGACTAACAGGCTATTTCGACAAGGTGATACTTTCCGATGCTGTAGGGGTGAATAAGCCTCATCCGCATTTGTTCGATTATGCTCTGAAAGAAGCAGGGGCTGAGAGAGACACAACAATCATGATAGGGGATAATCTATCCACAGATATCGGCGGCGCATACAATAGTGGTATCGATCAGATTTGGTATAATCCCGGAGGTAAGCCTGTCGGAGATTTTCAGCCCACTTATATTGTCGATAAGCTATCAGCAATAAAGAATATACTTTAG
- the pta gene encoding phosphate acetyltransferase, whose translation MDLIKEIVERAKANKQRIVLPEGTEERTIKAADQLLGDGVADIILIGNVKEVKELAAGLNLKNIDKATILDPKDYEKKEVYTNLLFELRKSKGLTIEQAAKLAENPLYIGCLMIKNEDADGEIAGAENTTGDVLRPALQIIKTAPGISVVSGAFLMFTTQKQYGKDGLLLFADCAVTPDPTASQLAEIAVATGQTARALVGEEPQVAILSFSTKGSAKSPLVDKVIEATQLAQKIDPTMKIDGELQADAALVPAVGKQKAPESAVAGQANVLVFPSLEVGNIAYKLVQRLGNAEAVGPILQGMAAPVNDLSRGCSVSDIYNMVAIAANQAIAAKKK comes from the coding sequence ATGGATTTAATTAAAGAGATAGTAGAAAGAGCAAAAGCGAACAAACAGCGTATCGTATTGCCGGAAGGAACTGAAGAAAGGACTATAAAAGCAGCAGATCAGTTGCTTGGTGATGGCGTTGCCGACATTATCCTTATAGGGAATGTGAAAGAAGTAAAAGAATTGGCAGCCGGTCTTAATCTGAAAAATATAGATAAAGCAACCATTCTTGATCCGAAGGATTATGAGAAGAAAGAGGTTTATACGAATCTTCTTTTTGAGTTGAGAAAATCGAAAGGCTTGACTATCGAACAGGCAGCAAAACTTGCTGAAAATCCGCTATATATTGGTTGCCTTATGATCAAAAACGAAGATGCCGACGGCGAGATTGCCGGAGCCGAGAATACAACAGGAGATGTGCTTCGCCCTGCATTGCAAATTATAAAAACAGCACCCGGAATCAGTGTGGTATCAGGTGCTTTTTTAATGTTTACTACTCAGAAACAATATGGTAAAGACGGACTGTTGCTTTTTGCAGATTGCGCCGTTACTCCCGATCCTACAGCATCTCAGTTGGCCGAAATAGCTGTTGCTACAGGTCAAACTGCACGTGCTTTGGTTGGAGAAGAACCACAGGTGGCAATTCTAAGTTTTTCGACAAAAGGAAGTGCTAAAAGCCCGTTAGTAGATAAAGTGATTGAAGCTACACAGTTGGCTCAAAAAATAGATCCTACAATGAAGATCGATGGCGAATTGCAAGCCGATGCAGCTCTTGTGCCTGCAGTAGGTAAGCAAAAAGCTCCCGAAAGTGCAGTTGCAGGACAAGCAAATGTGTTAGTGTTCCCTTCATTAGAAGTTGGAAATATTGCTTACAAACTTGTGCAACGTTTGGGGAATGCCGAGGCTGTAGGTCCTATCCTGCAAGGAATGGCTGCACCGGTAAATGATTTGTCGCGAGGTTGCTCGGTAAGTGATATATATAATATGGTGGCTATTGCCGCTAATCAGGCTATTGCCGCAAAGAAAAAGTAA
- a CDS encoding DMT family protein — MNLSGVYTIILLVFSNIFMTFAWYGHLKMKEYSWFESLPLFGVILFSWGIAFFEYCFQVPANRIGFQGNGGPFTLMQLKIIQEVITLTVFVLFSTLAFKTETFKWNHLLAFVFLIAAVYLIFKK, encoded by the coding sequence ATGAACTTATCTGGTGTATATACAATAATATTATTGGTCTTTTCTAATATATTCATGACTTTTGCTTGGTATGGGCATCTAAAAATGAAAGAATATTCGTGGTTCGAATCACTTCCTTTATTTGGTGTTATACTTTTCAGCTGGGGTATTGCCTTTTTTGAATATTGCTTTCAAGTACCTGCAAACAGGATTGGATTTCAGGGTAATGGAGGACCTTTTACTCTGATGCAGCTAAAAATCATCCAAGAAGTTATCACCCTCACTGTCTTTGTATTGTTCAGTACACTGGCATTCAAGACCGAAACTTTCAAATGGAACCATTTATTGGCTTTTGTCTTTCTTATTGCTGCTGTATATCTGATATTTAAGAAATAG
- the fbp gene encoding class 1 fructose-bisphosphatase, translating into MKNIARKTLDEFIIERQEDFKYSRGELSRLLNSILLAARVVSYKVNKAGLVDILGAVGTTNVQGEDQKKLDVYANDVFIQTLINREIVCGIASEENDNFITIEGLDEGHNNKYVVLMDPLDGSSNIEVNVSVGTIFSIYRRISPIGSPVTMEDFLQPGVNQVAAGYIIYGTSTMIVYTTGRGVNGFTLNPAIGSFYLSHPNMRCPKNANIYSVNEGNYVHFPQGVKDYIKYCQEEKEDRPYTARYIGSLVSDCHRNLITGGIYFYPSTHKAPKGKLRLLYECNPMAFITEQAGGAAIDGHNRILEIQPQELHQRVPFYCGSLNMVKKLKDFIERAEEKEKKDK; encoded by the coding sequence ATGAAAAATATTGCAAGAAAAACACTTGATGAATTCATCATCGAGAGACAAGAAGATTTCAAATATTCGAGAGGAGAGCTTTCCCGCCTCTTAAACTCAATCCTTCTCGCCGCCAGAGTCGTTAGTTACAAAGTAAATAAAGCCGGTCTGGTAGATATCTTGGGAGCAGTAGGCACTACGAATGTACAAGGCGAGGATCAGAAAAAATTAGATGTGTATGCCAATGATGTCTTTATACAAACACTTATCAACAGGGAAATTGTATGTGGTATTGCTTCGGAAGAAAATGATAACTTTATTACAATTGAAGGGCTTGACGAGGGGCATAACAATAAATATGTAGTGTTGATGGACCCACTTGACGGATCGTCCAATATTGAAGTAAATGTATCGGTAGGAACTATTTTCTCTATATACCGTCGCATTTCTCCGATAGGTTCACCCGTTACTATGGAGGATTTCTTACAACCGGGAGTTAATCAGGTGGCAGCAGGATATATTATATATGGTACATCGACTATGATCGTTTATACGACAGGTAGAGGGGTGAATGGTTTTACGCTAAATCCTGCGATCGGAAGTTTTTATCTGTCGCATCCGAATATGAGATGTCCTAAAAACGCGAATATATATTCTGTCAACGAAGGCAATTATGTGCATTTTCCGCAAGGCGTGAAAGATTATATAAAATACTGTCAGGAAGAAAAAGAAGACCGTCCTTATACTGCCCGATATATAGGGAGCTTGGTGTCGGATTGCCATCGCAACCTGATTACCGGAGGTATCTATTTCTATCCGTCTACACACAAAGCGCCTAAGGGCAAGCTACGGTTGTTGTACGAATGTAATCCGATGGCATTTATTACAGAACAAGCCGGCGGTGCTGCTATAGATGGGCATAATCGGATATTGGAGATTCAGCCGCAGGAGTTACACCAGCGAGTACCGTTTTATTGTGGAAGCTTGAATATGGTAAAAAAACTAAAAGACTTTATAGAAAGAGCTGAAGAAAAAGAAAAAAAAGATAAATAA
- a CDS encoding MATE family efflux transporter has translation MNRSILQLAIPNIISNITVPLLGLVDMYIVGHLDSEDYIGAIALGTMLFNFIYWSFSFLRMGTSGFTAQAYGAKDYREQANTLLRSLSVAMSAGIAIVLLQYFIALAGFFLLNADPTVKVFAHQYFYIYIWAAPAVLGMYTFNGWFIGMQDAKTPMFIAITVNIVNIVLSFAFVYGLGMKIEGVALASACAQYTGFLSFILVWNMKYGWLKKYIDFSVLKNLHAYVPFFKVNSDIFIRTMALIAVTTFFMSASSKSGKDILAVNALLMQMFILFSYMMDGFAYAAEAMTGKYIGENNRFLLKRLVKRLFVWGTIIALLFTLIYATGMDYILALITDKKNILELSKSYQSWVLLIPIAGFSAFLWDGVFVGATASHQMRNSMLIAVGAFFLIYFMFSDASANNILWLAFIVYLGLRGIIQSFMAPSILNDSR, from the coding sequence ATGAATAGAAGCATATTACAATTAGCGATACCCAACATTATTTCAAACATCACCGTTCCCTTGCTCGGATTGGTAGATATGTATATTGTGGGACATCTCGATTCGGAAGATTATATCGGAGCCATTGCTTTGGGTACAATGCTATTCAATTTTATTTATTGGAGCTTTTCATTTCTTCGCATGGGGACAAGCGGCTTCACAGCACAGGCCTATGGCGCAAAAGATTATAGAGAACAAGCCAATACTCTGCTGAGGTCTCTCTCGGTTGCGATGAGTGCTGGCATTGCAATCGTTCTGCTACAATACTTTATTGCTCTTGCCGGATTTTTTCTACTCAATGCTGACCCTACCGTTAAGGTTTTTGCTCACCAATATTTCTATATATACATCTGGGCTGCACCGGCTGTATTGGGCATGTACACATTCAATGGCTGGTTTATAGGCATGCAGGATGCCAAAACACCGATGTTTATAGCTATCACGGTAAACATTGTAAATATAGTTTTAAGCTTTGCCTTTGTATACGGATTGGGAATGAAGATAGAAGGCGTAGCCCTAGCCTCCGCATGTGCACAGTACACAGGGTTCTTATCATTTATACTCGTCTGGAATATGAAATACGGTTGGTTGAAAAAATACATCGACTTTTCTGTTCTCAAAAACTTACACGCATACGTTCCCTTCTTTAAAGTGAACAGTGATATCTTCATTCGCACAATGGCGCTGATTGCAGTAACAACATTTTTTATGTCTGCATCATCCAAATCGGGAAAAGACATCCTTGCTGTTAATGCCTTGTTGATGCAAATGTTTATCCTCTTCTCGTATATGATGGATGGTTTTGCGTATGCAGCCGAAGCCATGACGGGGAAGTATATCGGAGAAAACAATCGGTTTTTACTAAAACGCTTAGTCAAGCGTCTCTTCGTATGGGGTACTATTATAGCTTTACTGTTTACGCTCATTTATGCCACCGGCATGGATTATATATTGGCATTGATCACTGATAAAAAAAATATATTAGAGTTAAGTAAAAGCTATCAGTCTTGGGTTTTGCTGATCCCTATTGCAGGATTCTCTGCTTTTCTGTGGGATGGGGTCTTTGTTGGGGCTACAGCATCACACCAGATGAGAAATTCTATGCTGATAGCGGTAGGTGCTTTTTTCCTTATATATTTTATGTTTTCCGACGCTTCTGCGAACAATATCCTATGGCTGGCGTTTATAGTGTATCTGGGACTTAGGGGTATCATCCAAAGCTTTATGGCACCCTCTATTTTGAATGATTCCAGATAA
- a CDS encoding Crp/Fnr family transcriptional regulator has product MYSKLISHIRNYIHFDESDIEILSQYITLLDLKSKQFVLEEGQVCKAYYFIETGCMRMFFHNDKGTEQTIQFALEGWWMTDYMSLSNQKASDYYIQAIENSRVLAIGFHDFQKMILELPSLERYFRLVTERALAASQFRMKLLYELSKEEIYKHFKTSFPEFVQRVPQYMLASFLGLTPEYLSEIRKKNP; this is encoded by the coding sequence ATGTATAGTAAACTGATCAGCCATATTCGCAATTATATTCATTTCGACGAATCTGATATTGAAATATTATCTCAATATATAACCCTCCTTGATCTAAAAAGCAAACAATTTGTATTGGAAGAAGGACAAGTCTGCAAAGCCTACTACTTCATTGAAACAGGCTGCATGCGCATGTTCTTCCACAACGACAAAGGAACGGAGCAAACAATTCAATTTGCGTTGGAGGGTTGGTGGATGACGGATTATATGAGCCTTTCTAACCAAAAAGCGTCCGACTATTATATACAAGCGATAGAAAATTCGAGAGTGCTGGCTATCGGTTTTCACGATTTTCAAAAAATGATTTTAGAGTTGCCCTCTTTAGAACGATATTTCAGGTTAGTCACAGAAAGAGCACTTGCTGCTTCACAGTTTAGAATGAAGCTGCTCTATGAACTTTCGAAAGAAGAAATATATAAACACTTTAAGACATCTTTCCCCGAGTTTGTTCAACGTGTTCCTCAATATATGCTTGCTTCGTTCCTAGGACTTACGCCGGAATACCTGAGTGAGATTAGGAAAAAGAACCCTTAA
- a CDS encoding pyridoxamine 5'-phosphate oxidase family protein, whose product MNESKKLTEKFHKVIENEGVVSIVSWGKEEPHIANTWNSYLEVTEDERILIPAYGLRKTQKNVEVNNKVKLTLGSRNVLGYKDYQGTGFYIEGTAKYITSGKEYNYMKAKYSFLSRVLEVTVTSIKQTL is encoded by the coding sequence ATGAATGAATCAAAGAAACTTACAGAGAAATTTCATAAAGTAATCGAAAATGAAGGGGTAGTATCAATCGTATCATGGGGAAAGGAAGAACCGCATATAGCAAACACATGGAACTCATATCTGGAAGTGACAGAAGATGAACGCATTCTCATCCCAGCCTATGGCTTGCGTAAAACACAAAAAAATGTAGAAGTAAACAACAAAGTAAAACTTACATTGGGCAGTAGAAATGTTTTAGGCTATAAAGATTATCAGGGAACAGGCTTTTATATAGAAGGAACGGCGAAATATATTACCTCGGGAAAAGAATATAACTACATGAAAGCAAAATACTCATTTCTGAGCAGGGTATTGGAAGTTACAGTGACTTCTATAAAACAAACCCTGTAA
- a CDS encoding 3-hydroxyacyl-CoA dehydrogenase family protein: MAEIIEPIEEYGLSSKNKKRSLFSKIGVVGCGRDGRHIVSLTALSGIEVTFVEVSEDRIQLALKDIEHGLDTKIENWGLTQGEKRSTMGRIKGTLDYQDLQDCDFVIECIRYDVDGGRSTDLRKEVFRNLEQVLSPDAIIATNATTVIISELAADLKYKARCISLHFPVSHTDARLLEIVRGTFTSEEAVHKVYHFAHMIKHTAIQVHESSGLVSFRMMITMLNEACQIWMENVASIEDIDKEFTIIFGQRFGIFQLADILGIEKLVMLMEDMFDEYGDKKYKASPVLWKLFRSKQLGVSTKRGFYIYDDAGKIIGPNDLI; encoded by the coding sequence ATGGCAGAAATCATAGAACCTATTGAGGAGTATGGGTTAAGCTCAAAAAATAAGAAGAGGTCTCTTTTCTCTAAGATCGGGGTTGTTGGCTGCGGTCGTGATGGACGACATATTGTAAGCCTTACAGCACTATCGGGTATTGAGGTTACTTTTGTTGAAGTATCGGAAGATAGGATACAACTGGCCTTGAAAGATATAGAGCACGGACTGGATACAAAGATAGAAAACTGGGGGTTGACTCAGGGCGAAAAACGCTCTACCATGGGACGTATCAAAGGAACCCTTGATTATCAGGATCTGCAAGATTGCGATTTTGTGATCGAATGTATTCGTTACGATGTAGATGGTGGACGTAGCACTGATTTGAGGAAAGAAGTTTTCCGCAATCTGGAACAAGTTTTGTCGCCGGATGCTATTATCGCTACAAATGCAACTACAGTTATCATCAGTGAACTGGCTGCTGACCTGAAGTATAAAGCTCGTTGTATCAGTTTGCATTTTCCTGTCTCACATACAGATGCTCGTTTGTTAGAGATCGTAAGAGGAACATTTACGTCCGAAGAAGCAGTGCACAAGGTGTATCACTTTGCTCACATGATCAAGCATACAGCTATACAGGTGCACGAAAGTAGCGGGCTTGTAAGTTTTCGTATGATGATAACAATGTTGAATGAAGCATGTCAGATATGGATGGAGAATGTAGCTTCTATAGAAGATATAGATAAAGAGTTTACAATCATATTCGGACAACGGTTTGGTATTTTCCAACTGGCAGACATACTAGGTATCGAAAAGCTGGTAATGCTTATGGAGGATATGTTCGATGAGTATGGCGATAAGAAATATAAGGCTAGTCCGGTATTGTGGAAGTTGTTCAGATCAAAACAACTTGGCGTATCTACCAAACGAGGTTTTTATATTTACGACGATGCAGGGAAAATAATAGGACCAAACGATTTAATTTAA
- a CDS encoding YcxB family protein, with protein MELSYTLSTNDYLELQLYNLSHNSGYKKQRKWDRYRLPGLSLLFGAILLFDGMNDILAYVFIASSLLFFIFYQRWSAWMYKRMSKRKVIDSMKGESLYEIKLLLGNDVIEVDSKRGHNFFNVHDIKSIIEMERYFFLMMNQYVYIIIPKDQIVNKEQLAEVFEGYRNTKGIPLIAELEWEWK; from the coding sequence ATGGAGCTTAGTTATACATTGTCTACAAATGACTATTTAGAGTTGCAACTTTATAATTTGTCTCACAACAGCGGTTATAAAAAGCAGCGGAAATGGGATCGTTATCGATTGCCGGGGTTATCTCTTTTGTTTGGTGCTATCCTGTTGTTTGACGGGATGAACGATATTTTGGCTTATGTCTTTATCGCATCATCACTTTTGTTTTTTATCTTTTATCAACGCTGGTCGGCGTGGATGTATAAGCGTATGAGTAAGCGAAAGGTAATAGACAGTATGAAAGGAGAATCTCTCTACGAAATAAAACTTTTGCTGGGGAATGATGTTATAGAAGTCGACAGTAAGCGAGGTCATAATTTTTTTAATGTGCATGATATAAAATCCATCATCGAAATGGAGCGATATTTTTTTCTGATGATGAATCAATATGTTTATATCATTATTCCCAAAGATCAGATTGTTAACAAGGAACAACTGGCAGAAGTTTTCGAAGGATATAGGAATACTAAAGGTATTCCACTTATAGCCGAATTGGAGTGGGAATGGAAGTAA
- the ung gene encoding uracil-DNA glycosylase, whose translation MDVKIEQSWKDQLKNEFEKDYFVKLTDFVRVEYKTKQIFPPARLIFNAFDHTPFDKVKVVILGQDPYHNDGQAHGLSFSVPDGIPAPPSLVNIFKEINRDLGIPVPRSGNLTRWANQGVLLLNATLTVQAHMAGSHQKKGWEAFTDAAIHQLAEKRENLVFILWGAYAQKKASFIDPNKHLVLRSVHPSPLSAYNGFFGNSHFSTANKYLQSKGIAPIEW comes from the coding sequence ATGGATGTAAAAATAGAACAAAGTTGGAAAGACCAGTTGAAAAATGAGTTTGAAAAAGATTATTTCGTAAAGCTTACCGACTTTGTAAGAGTAGAATATAAAACCAAACAAATCTTTCCTCCGGCGAGACTTATCTTTAATGCTTTTGACCATACTCCGTTTGATAAAGTAAAAGTTGTTATTTTGGGACAAGATCCATACCATAACGATGGTCAGGCTCATGGGTTGTCTTTTTCAGTACCAGATGGAATACCGGCTCCGCCTTCGCTTGTGAATATATTTAAGGAGATAAACCGAGACTTGGGTATTCCTGTACCCCGATCGGGTAATCTGACCCGTTGGGCAAATCAGGGTGTATTGCTGCTCAACGCTACACTGACTGTTCAAGCGCATATGGCGGGCTCGCATCAGAAAAAAGGATGGGAAGCATTTACCGATGCAGCCATACATCAGTTAGCCGAAAAAAGAGAGAATCTGGTCTTTATCCTTTGGGGAGCATACGCTCAAAAGAAGGCTTCATTTATAGATCCTAACAAGCACTTGGTGCTAAGGTCTGTACATCCTTCACCTCTTTCGGCTTATAATGGATTTTTTGGCAATAGTCATTTCAGCACGGCGAATAAGTATTTGCAATCAAAAGGTATTGCACCAATCGAATGGTAG
- the ndk gene encoding nucleoside-diphosphate kinase, translated as MEKTLVILKPSCVQRALIGEVISRFEKKGLRLAGMKMVQLTDAILSEHYSHLKDRPFFQRVKDSMQVCPVILQCWEGKNATKVVRSLIGVTNGREATPGTIRGDFSVSSQENIVHASDSSESAKIELKRFFNDNEIFDYKQSTLANLYAGDEI; from the coding sequence ATGGAAAAAACCCTCGTTATTCTAAAGCCTTCTTGTGTTCAAAGAGCACTGATAGGAGAGGTTATCTCTCGTTTCGAAAAGAAGGGTTTACGTCTAGCAGGGATGAAAATGGTACAGTTGACTGATGCGATCCTCAGTGAGCATTATTCACACTTAAAAGACAGGCCATTTTTCCAACGTGTAAAAGATTCCATGCAGGTATGTCCGGTTATACTTCAATGTTGGGAAGGGAAGAATGCAACTAAAGTTGTACGCTCCCTGATTGGAGTAACCAATGGCAGGGAAGCTACTCCGGGAACTATTAGAGGAGATTTTTCGGTTAGTTCTCAGGAGAATATTGTGCATGCATCAGATTCGTCCGAATCTGCAAAAATTGAACTAAAACGCTTTTTTAACGACAACGAGATTTTTGATTATAAACAATCCACGCTAGCTAATTTATATGCGGGTGACGAGATTTAA